One region of Polynucleobacter sp. Adler-ghost genomic DNA includes:
- a CDS encoding P-II family nitrogen regulator, with the protein MKLITAIIKPFKLDEVREALSEVGVSGITVTEVKGFGRQKGHTELYRGAEYVVDFLPKVKIEAAVEDGILERAIEAIEKSARTGKIGDGKIFVSPVEHVIRIRTGETGASAL; encoded by the coding sequence ATGAAATTAATTACCGCAATCATCAAGCCCTTCAAGCTTGACGAAGTGCGCGAAGCTCTCTCGGAAGTGGGAGTTTCGGGCATCACAGTCACTGAAGTTAAAGGCTTTGGTCGTCAAAAGGGTCACACTGAGTTGTATCGCGGTGCTGAGTATGTAGTTGACTTTTTGCCGAAGGTAAAAATTGAAGCTGCTGTTGAAGATGGCATCTTGGAGCGAGCGATTGAAGCAATTGAAAAATCTGCTCGTACTGGAAAAATTGGCGACGGTAAGATTTTTGTCTCCCCAGTTGAACACGTCATTCGCATTCGTACCGGTGAAACCGGCGCGTCAGCACTTTAA
- a CDS encoding biotin--[acetyl-CoA-carboxylase] ligase — protein MSPNCILERVSTTKSTNDDLLARWRAGELIDPVARIAHDQTSGKGRAGRIWLSNPGDALCFSLAYPFNKRPHELSGLSLVIGLAVISGIAGALGINETTLHQQGLRLKWPNDLLLNNDKLGGILIEGGQTSPSSPTWMVIGLGLNLRNAELIQQKSENQTALGAAALDQLVSHHAPIPDTEFIWLKLIESFERHLTQFEQHGFSYFKNSWSNWDAFNGQPVCISGAGQEPIIGIASGVDHSGALVLLQHDKSIVIHAGDVSLRAQS, from the coding sequence ATGAGCCCGAATTGCATCCTCGAACGTGTTTCCACCACCAAATCAACTAATGATGATTTATTAGCCCGTTGGCGTGCCGGTGAATTAATTGATCCCGTAGCTCGTATTGCCCACGATCAGACTTCCGGCAAGGGTAGGGCCGGAAGAATTTGGCTTTCCAATCCTGGAGATGCGCTGTGCTTCTCCTTAGCCTACCCATTCAATAAACGCCCCCATGAATTGAGCGGACTGAGTCTAGTCATTGGACTGGCGGTTATTTCAGGCATTGCTGGAGCCTTAGGCATCAATGAAACTACTCTTCATCAACAAGGTCTCAGGCTGAAGTGGCCCAATGATTTACTACTGAACAATGACAAACTTGGCGGCATCCTGATTGAAGGCGGACAAACTAGTCCAAGTTCGCCCACTTGGATGGTGATTGGCCTAGGGCTGAACTTACGTAATGCAGAATTGATTCAACAGAAATCAGAAAATCAAACTGCTTTAGGTGCTGCCGCTTTGGATCAACTCGTATCTCATCATGCACCGATACCAGATACGGAGTTCATTTGGCTAAAGCTGATTGAGTCATTTGAAAGGCATTTAACCCAATTTGAACAACATGGGTTTAGCTATTTTAAAAATTCATGGTCAAATTGGGACGCCTTTAATGGCCAGCCTGTTTGCATATCAGGCGCCGGCCAAGAGCCCATCATTGGTATCGCTTCCGGAGTAGATCACTCTGGCGCTCTTGTTCTTCTTCAGCATGACAAATCTATCGTCATTCATGCGGGCGATGTTTCTTTGCGAGCTCAATCATGA
- a CDS encoding ferredoxin, whose translation MSFKHHVFFCLNQRSNGEDCCDRHNAFALFEYAKKRVKELGLSGPGKIRINKAGCLDRCADGPVAVIYPEGIWYTFIDTEDVEEIIQSHLMQGRPVERLQLA comes from the coding sequence ATGAGTTTTAAGCACCATGTTTTTTTCTGCCTAAACCAGCGCAGTAATGGCGAAGATTGTTGCGATCGTCATAATGCTTTTGCTCTTTTTGAGTACGCAAAAAAGCGCGTCAAAGAGTTGGGCTTATCTGGCCCGGGAAAAATTCGCATTAATAAAGCAGGATGTTTAGACCGTTGTGCCGATGGCCCGGTGGCAGTCATTTATCCAGAGGGCATTTGGTACACATTTATTGATACTGAAGATGTGGAGGAAATCATCCAGTCACACTTAATGCAAGGACGCCCAGTAGAGCGTCTGCAGTTAGCTTAA
- a CDS encoding alpha/beta hydrolase: MNSRTKIIQIDGIVGQIEMSIDLPDELKNNPDFLVRGLALVAHPHPLMGGTMDNKVAQTMARAFNQLGYVSVRPNFRGVGATAGVHDDGIGEMEDLLHVTDWMRTPSSWNQFEATAQQAWVQTANTLPLLVSGFSFGSFVGTHLVQRLAELGRAAERLVMVGSAAGKWVLAPVPADTILIHGEVDETIPLIDVLDWARPQELTVQVVPGADHFFHRRLHCIRNIITSAWLGMPDHRNQ, translated from the coding sequence ATGAACAGTCGTACAAAAATAATTCAGATTGATGGCATTGTGGGTCAAATCGAAATGTCGATTGATCTACCAGATGAATTAAAAAATAATCCCGATTTTTTGGTGAGAGGTTTAGCGTTAGTTGCGCATCCACACCCACTGATGGGCGGAACGATGGATAACAAAGTGGCGCAAACCATGGCACGTGCTTTTAATCAATTGGGGTACGTTAGTGTGCGTCCTAATTTTCGCGGAGTAGGGGCTACTGCCGGTGTACATGATGATGGCATTGGTGAGATGGAAGACCTACTACACGTCACTGATTGGATGCGCACACCTTCAAGCTGGAATCAATTTGAGGCGACTGCGCAACAGGCATGGGTACAGACTGCCAATACTTTGCCTTTATTGGTTTCTGGATTTTCATTTGGCAGCTTCGTTGGAACCCATTTAGTGCAGCGCTTGGCAGAGCTAGGGCGCGCAGCTGAGCGGCTCGTCATGGTGGGTAGTGCGGCTGGAAAATGGGTCTTAGCGCCTGTGCCTGCTGATACGATTTTGATTCATGGTGAGGTGGATGAAACTATTCCTTTGATCGATGTCTTAGATTGGGCGCGCCCTCAAGAGTTAACAGTACAAGTGGTACCAGGTGCCGATCATTTTTTCCACCGACGTTTACATTGCATACGTAACATCATTACTAGCGCTTGGTTGGGTATGCCTGATCATCGCAATCAATAG
- a CDS encoding ammonium transporter: protein MLTWMKRLLAGSAMALAIGATSVMVASPAFADEAKPVAAAAAAAVAAAPALVPNKGDTAWLLVCTALVILMTLPGLALFYGGLTRSKNILSVLVQCMFVFALITVLWSLYGYSFAFTEGGAFIGGLDRLFLQGITPDSVAATFSKGIVIPEYVFMAFQAAFATITCCLIIGSFAERAKFSAIVLFVILWFTFSYIPIAHMVWFWPGPDDIKDAASLEAITARAGWLWQKGVLDFAGGTVVHINAAIAGLVGSFVIGKRLGYGKEAMKPHNLVFVMIGASLLWFGWFGFNAGSALEANGSAALAFVNTLLATAAAVLSWSVAEWVHKGKPSMLGGASGCVAGLVAITPAAGFVGPMGALVIGAAAGVICLWGVSGLKKLLGSDDSLDVFGVHGVGGILGALLTGVFADPALGGTGIWDYVANAAAPDYSIASQLWIQSQGVIVTLIWSGVVSYIAFKLVDMVVGLRVKEDEEREGLDISSHGESAYES from the coding sequence ATGTTAACTTGGATGAAACGACTCCTAGCTGGAAGCGCAATGGCCTTGGCTATTGGCGCAACTAGCGTGATGGTAGCTTCACCGGCTTTTGCTGATGAGGCTAAGCCAGTTGCCGCTGCGGCTGCGGCTGCAGTTGCTGCTGCTCCTGCATTAGTTCCTAACAAGGGTGATACAGCTTGGTTATTGGTGTGTACAGCACTAGTAATCTTGATGACATTGCCTGGTTTGGCTTTGTTTTATGGCGGCTTGACACGCAGTAAGAACATTCTCTCTGTACTCGTACAGTGTATGTTTGTATTTGCATTGATCACAGTGTTGTGGTCCCTTTATGGATACAGCTTTGCATTTACTGAAGGTGGCGCATTCATTGGTGGACTTGATCGTTTGTTCTTGCAAGGTATTACTCCAGATTCAGTTGCCGCAACATTTAGCAAAGGCATTGTGATTCCTGAGTATGTATTTATGGCCTTCCAAGCTGCATTTGCAACGATTACTTGCTGCTTGATCATTGGTTCATTTGCCGAGCGCGCAAAGTTTTCTGCAATTGTGTTGTTTGTCATTCTTTGGTTCACTTTCAGCTACATACCAATCGCTCATATGGTTTGGTTCTGGCCTGGTCCTGATGACATCAAAGATGCTGCATCGCTTGAGGCAATCACAGCGCGTGCTGGTTGGCTGTGGCAGAAGGGTGTTCTAGACTTTGCTGGTGGTACCGTTGTCCACATCAATGCTGCGATCGCAGGTTTGGTAGGTTCATTCGTGATCGGTAAACGTTTGGGTTACGGCAAAGAAGCAATGAAGCCACACAACTTAGTGTTCGTGATGATTGGTGCTTCACTATTGTGGTTCGGTTGGTTTGGTTTCAATGCTGGCTCTGCTCTCGAAGCAAACGGCAGTGCAGCCTTGGCATTCGTAAACACATTATTGGCAACCGCTGCAGCAGTATTGAGCTGGTCAGTTGCTGAGTGGGTTCACAAAGGTAAGCCTTCCATGTTGGGTGGTGCATCTGGTTGCGTAGCAGGTTTAGTGGCAATTACCCCAGCTGCAGGTTTCGTTGGCCCAATGGGTGCGCTCGTAATCGGTGCGGCTGCTGGCGTTATCTGCTTGTGGGGTGTTTCTGGTCTCAAGAAGCTTTTGGGTTCAGATGACAGCTTGGACGTATTCGGTGTGCACGGCGTTGGCGGTATCTTGGGCGCTTTGTTAACTGGTGTGTTCGCAGACCCAGCTTTAGGTGGAACAGGCATTTGGGATTATGTAGCGAATGCTGCAGCCCCTGATTACTCTATCGCTAGCCAATTGTGGATTCAGAGCCAAGGCGTGATCGTGACCTTAATTTGGTCTGGCGTAGTTTCTTATATCGCCTTCAAATTGGTTGATATGGTGGTTGGCCTGCGCGTTAAGGAAGATGAAGAGCGCGAAGGTTTGGATATCAGCTCCCACGGTGAGTCCGCTTACGAGTCTTAA
- a CDS encoding VanZ family protein: MQYEEQRPRKFVWPLQAMPLARAISLSYALLIIYVSLNPFDFSFDNGIAPWAWLDAPLPRFITLFDVSVNVLAYIPLGFLLVFACYPRWRNFVALSVALSFSAALAFSVESLQTWLPTRIPSQMDWWANVLGGLMGGLLAIPLGPQWLSGSAVRRCFDQWFGLNWAACALFLLFPWAQIYPQSSWLGTGVWGHAIFASVDWGTMVVNHVIQESIITAVCWLGTGLLLSLGMREKAPQWKILNSLLCFTVLVKIAFTALQFGAEFGLLWLTAGAIWGMVLGSLLLRWTLQFSLSSKAWLAIACLVTATLVINFLPDNPYFILTLRHWYQGRLLHFNELMQWVSVVWLPLALFWVIRNRATFNLKP; encoded by the coding sequence ATGCAATACGAAGAACAGCGTCCTCGCAAGTTTGTTTGGCCTCTCCAGGCAATGCCTTTGGCTCGGGCTATTAGCTTGAGCTATGCGCTTTTAATCATTTATGTCAGCCTGAATCCCTTCGATTTCAGTTTTGATAATGGGATCGCCCCATGGGCATGGTTGGATGCGCCTTTACCCCGCTTTATTACGCTATTTGATGTGTCAGTCAACGTCTTGGCCTATATCCCTCTTGGGTTTCTGCTGGTCTTTGCCTGCTACCCACGTTGGCGTAATTTTGTTGCCTTAAGCGTCGCCTTGAGCTTTAGTGCTGCATTGGCTTTTAGTGTTGAGTCGCTACAAACTTGGTTGCCCACCCGCATTCCGAGCCAAATGGATTGGTGGGCCAATGTGTTGGGCGGTTTGATGGGCGGCTTGTTAGCCATTCCATTAGGTCCTCAGTGGCTTTCTGGGAGCGCAGTTCGTCGCTGCTTTGACCAATGGTTTGGCTTGAACTGGGCTGCTTGCGCCTTATTTCTACTTTTCCCCTGGGCTCAGATCTATCCACAGAGCTCTTGGTTAGGTACGGGGGTGTGGGGGCATGCGATTTTTGCCTCCGTTGATTGGGGCACTATGGTGGTAAATCATGTCATCCAGGAATCGATTATTACAGCGGTCTGTTGGCTTGGTACAGGGCTCTTACTGTCATTGGGGATGCGCGAAAAAGCGCCCCAATGGAAAATCTTAAACAGCCTCCTTTGCTTCACTGTTTTAGTGAAGATTGCCTTTACGGCATTGCAGTTCGGTGCGGAATTTGGCTTGTTGTGGCTCACGGCGGGGGCTATTTGGGGGATGGTGCTAGGCAGTCTTTTGCTTAGATGGACTCTCCAATTTTCTTTATCCAGTAAAGCTTGGCTTGCAATCGCCTGTTTAGTTACTGCCACCCTGGTGATTAATTTCCTGCCAGACAACCCGTATTTCATTCTGACATTACGGCATTGGTATCAAGGTCGGCTATTACACTTTAATGAATTAATGCAATGGGTTTCAGTAGTATGGTTGCCATTGGCATTATTTTGGGTCATACGAAATAGAGCCACCTTTAATCTAAAACCTTGA
- a CDS encoding TorF family putative porin gives MKTIQKSAIALAASGLFATAAFAQTAPAAEAPEASPITANVTVVNDYRYRGLTQSNFKPAIQGGFDYAHESGFYIGNWNSSISWISDGYGASGYPNKATVSSQVEMDFYAGFKKEFIGEGFASDVGVLQYFYPTSGLPGMGLNARASAASNTATLSAAGSRQSAGVNPNTTELYAAQNFTFGPTTGFIKLSYALTPLFGIYNSTGSMYPDLTINHDTGFYGITLNGHAGYQKVTNNSGNYNFSYADWKLGLTKDFGGGLSGAIAYVGTNAKSISGTPIYATPQNANAGKAGGLISLTKTF, from the coding sequence ATGAAAACGATTCAAAAGTCAGCCATCGCTCTTGCAGCTTCTGGCTTATTCGCAACAGCAGCATTTGCACAGACAGCTCCTGCAGCTGAGGCTCCAGAAGCCAGCCCTATTACAGCCAACGTAACAGTGGTGAATGACTACCGTTATCGCGGTCTAACTCAGTCAAACTTTAAGCCAGCCATCCAAGGTGGATTTGATTACGCTCATGAGAGTGGCTTTTATATTGGTAACTGGAATAGTTCTATCAGCTGGATTAGTGATGGTTATGGTGCTTCTGGATATCCTAACAAAGCTACAGTTTCCTCGCAGGTAGAAATGGATTTTTACGCTGGCTTTAAGAAAGAATTTATCGGCGAAGGCTTTGCAAGCGATGTTGGAGTCTTGCAGTACTTTTATCCTACATCTGGATTGCCAGGCATGGGATTGAATGCTAGAGCATCAGCTGCATCAAATACTGCAACATTAAGTGCCGCAGGATCACGTCAATCTGCTGGTGTGAATCCAAACACTACAGAACTTTATGCGGCACAGAACTTTACATTCGGCCCAACAACAGGTTTTATAAAATTGTCGTATGCATTAACACCACTTTTTGGAATATATAACAGCACAGGTTCTATGTATCCTGATTTGACAATTAATCACGATACAGGCTTTTATGGTATTACATTAAACGGCCATGCAGGCTATCAGAAGGTTACGAATAACTCTGGGAACTATAATTTTAGTTATGCAGACTGGAAACTTGGTTTAACTAAAGATTTTGGAGGCGGTTTATCTGGTGCTATTGCCTATGTTGGTACAAATGCCAAAAGTATCTCGGGCACCCCAATTTATGCAACGCCACAAAATGCTAATGCTGGAAAAGCTGGCGGTTTAATTTCCTTAACAAAAACTTTCTAA
- a CDS encoding accessory factor UbiK family protein — MQKPGEILEQIQRIASDMQNKVGDAIRNSPAQEIEKNVRAMMNQGFQKMDLVTREEFELQSKVLAKTREKLETLEAKVAALEKS, encoded by the coding sequence ATGCAAAAACCAGGTGAAATCCTAGAACAAATCCAGCGTATTGCTAGCGATATGCAGAACAAGGTTGGTGATGCCATTCGTAATTCACCAGCGCAAGAGATTGAAAAGAATGTGCGCGCCATGATGAATCAAGGTTTTCAGAAAATGGACTTGGTTACTCGCGAAGAGTTTGAGTTGCAATCTAAAGTTTTAGCAAAGACTAGAGAAAAGTTAGAGACTCTCGAGGCTAAGGTAGCTGCCCTAGAAAAGTCTTAA
- the gshA gene encoding glutamate--cysteine ligase: MVPHLITALSGPLLDLESKVLEATPTIERWFRLEWQEHTPPFYCSVDLRNAGFKLAPVDTNLFPGGFNNLSPQMLPLAVQAAMAAIEKICPEAKNLLLIPERHTRNTFYLQNIARLSSILRQAGLNVRLGTLSDEIKKPTWIDLPDGNRLLMEPLSRLGLKKQRLGLKDFDPCSILLNNDLSAGIPPILENLHEQYLLPGLHAGWHVRRKSKHFAAYDEVAKKFAKVVDIDPWMINPYFASCSDVNFHERKSEEELQTAVEKVLKKTAKKYREYGIKEKPYVVVKADAGTYGMGVMVVNDPAQLKDLNRKDRNKMSVVKEGLEVSDVLIQEGVYTFEKVNEAVAEPVVYMIDRYVIGGFYRVHTDRGPDENLNAPGMHFVPLAFEQNSIPDLGAKPGSAPPNRFYLYGVVARLALLAASLELERSDPNAESA; the protein is encoded by the coding sequence ATGGTTCCACATCTCATCACTGCCCTAAGCGGCCCCCTTCTCGATCTTGAGTCAAAGGTATTAGAAGCAACCCCAACGATTGAGCGCTGGTTTAGGCTTGAGTGGCAAGAGCACACCCCGCCGTTTTACTGCTCAGTTGACTTACGTAACGCCGGCTTTAAGCTTGCACCAGTTGATACCAACCTCTTCCCGGGTGGTTTTAACAACCTATCACCCCAAATGTTGCCTTTAGCGGTGCAGGCGGCAATGGCGGCAATCGAGAAGATTTGCCCTGAGGCAAAAAATTTACTATTGATACCTGAGCGACACACTCGCAATACTTTCTACTTACAGAATATTGCGCGTTTATCTTCGATCCTGCGTCAAGCTGGACTTAATGTCCGCCTAGGCACCTTGTCTGATGAAATTAAAAAGCCAACTTGGATTGATCTGCCTGATGGCAATCGTCTCTTGATGGAGCCTTTATCTCGTTTGGGTCTGAAGAAGCAACGCCTTGGGTTAAAGGATTTCGATCCTTGCTCAATTTTGCTGAACAATGATTTATCAGCAGGCATTCCTCCGATCTTAGAAAATCTGCATGAGCAGTATCTCTTGCCGGGTCTGCATGCTGGCTGGCACGTCCGCCGTAAGTCGAAACACTTTGCTGCTTACGATGAGGTCGCTAAAAAGTTTGCAAAGGTAGTTGATATTGATCCCTGGATGATCAATCCTTATTTTGCAAGCTGCTCTGATGTGAACTTCCATGAGCGTAAGAGTGAAGAAGAATTGCAGACTGCTGTCGAGAAAGTTCTTAAGAAGACTGCCAAGAAGTACCGTGAGTACGGGATTAAAGAAAAACCATACGTAGTTGTCAAAGCAGATGCTGGTACATATGGCATGGGTGTGATGGTGGTAAATGATCCGGCCCAGCTCAAAGACCTGAACCGCAAAGACCGCAATAAGATGAGTGTTGTAAAAGAAGGTCTTGAGGTAAGTGATGTATTGATTCAGGAAGGTGTCTATACCTTTGAGAAGGTCAATGAAGCTGTTGCAGAGCCGGTGGTGTACATGATTGATCGCTATGTGATTGGTGGCTTCTATCGAGTGCATACTGACCGCGGCCCTGATGAAAATTTGAATGCTCCAGGGATGCATTTTGTACCTTTAGCATTTGAGCAAAACTCTATCCCAGATCTGGGCGCAAAGCCTGGCAGTGCACCGCCAAATCGTTTTTATCTATATGGCGTCGTCGCTCGTCTAGCCCTGCTGGCGGCCTCTCTAGAGTTAGAGCGCTCTGATCCGAATGCTGAATCTGCTTAA
- a CDS encoding YbeD family protein has protein sequence MTEDKKSLIEYPSEFPIKVMGKANPEYLPAILHIARQFDPTFDESKVEQRPSKDGNYLGITLPITATSREQLDELYRTLSTHPLVSVVL, from the coding sequence ATGACTGAAGATAAAAAATCCCTCATTGAATACCCATCAGAGTTTCCGATTAAGGTAATGGGCAAAGCCAATCCAGAATACTTGCCCGCAATCTTGCACATTGCCCGCCAATTTGACCCCACGTTCGATGAGAGCAAGGTTGAGCAGCGACCCTCTAAAGATGGAAATTACCTAGGTATTACATTGCCAATCACTGCTACTAGTCGAGAGCAGTTAGATGAGTTGTACCGTACTTTATCGACGCATCCCTTGGTTAGTGTTGTCCTCTAA
- the rfaE2 gene encoding D-glycero-beta-D-manno-heptose 1-phosphate adenylyltransferase has translation MSSLPPPSFESKVCVPTELEARIATLPRPLVFTNGVFDILHRGHASYLAQARAMGASLVVGVNSDASVKMLGKGDDRPINTESDRQALLAALESVDLAVLFTEQTPVNLIAKIHPDIYVKGGDYEIDSLEETRLVKTWGGVAVAIPFLYERSTTTLLGKIRTS, from the coding sequence ATGAGTTCTTTACCCCCACCTTCTTTTGAATCTAAAGTCTGCGTTCCGACTGAGTTGGAGGCTCGTATTGCGACGCTTCCGAGACCCTTGGTATTTACGAATGGCGTCTTTGATATCCTGCATCGAGGGCATGCCAGCTACCTAGCCCAAGCTAGGGCAATGGGCGCTAGCCTTGTAGTAGGGGTGAATTCAGATGCCTCGGTCAAAATGCTAGGCAAGGGTGATGACAGGCCTATTAATACTGAATCTGATCGCCAGGCTTTATTGGCAGCGCTTGAGAGTGTCGACTTGGCGGTGTTATTTACAGAACAGACCCCGGTGAATCTGATTGCCAAGATTCATCCTGATATTTACGTTAAGGGAGGAGATTATGAAATCGACTCCCTGGAGGAGACTCGCCTCGTGAAAACTTGGGGTGGTGTAGCAGTTGCTATCCCATTTTTATATGAGCGCTCTACAACAACGCTATTGGGCAAGATCCGAACAAGTTAA
- the gshB gene encoding glutathione synthase translates to MNLLFIADPLESFKVSKDSTLAMMRVAQEAGHQLWFCESRNILWRNDFVVADCSSLDIKPSGTTWFELGAVEERPLNTFNAVMMRTDPPFDIEYLNTTWLLSAAVRQGAKVFNNPTAIRDHSEKISITEFPELIPPTLVTRELSAIEVFHQEYQDIVIKPLDGMGGMGVFRVGPDGLNLASIVETLGENGARTLMVQRFLPEIMQGDKRVLLIGGEVVPFSLARIPQGSEIRGNLAAGGKGVSMPLTDAERKVAERLAPILNARGLFLVGLDLIGAYVTEINVTSPTCFVEITEQSGFDVPKFWLTALEKALA, encoded by the coding sequence ATGAACCTGCTTTTCATAGCGGATCCTTTGGAGTCTTTTAAGGTTAGTAAAGATTCCACCTTAGCAATGATGCGAGTTGCGCAAGAAGCAGGGCATCAACTTTGGTTTTGCGAAAGTCGCAATATCCTCTGGAGAAATGATTTTGTAGTGGCAGATTGCTCCTCTCTCGATATCAAACCAAGCGGTACAACATGGTTTGAATTAGGCGCTGTAGAAGAGCGCCCACTAAATACCTTTAACGCAGTCATGATGCGCACTGACCCGCCATTTGATATTGAATATCTTAATACCACCTGGCTACTGTCTGCTGCTGTTCGTCAGGGTGCGAAAGTATTTAATAACCCAACTGCTATTCGGGATCATTCCGAAAAGATATCGATCACTGAGTTTCCGGAACTCATTCCGCCAACTTTAGTAACGCGCGAACTCAGTGCGATTGAAGTGTTTCATCAAGAGTATCAAGATATTGTGATTAAGCCCCTTGATGGCATGGGTGGTATGGGTGTGTTTCGTGTTGGGCCAGATGGCCTCAATCTGGCAAGTATTGTTGAGACCCTTGGCGAGAATGGCGCACGTACTTTGATGGTACAAAGATTTTTGCCGGAGATTATGCAAGGTGATAAACGGGTATTACTAATCGGTGGTGAGGTGGTGCCATTTTCTCTAGCTCGCATCCCACAGGGTAGTGAAATCCGAGGTAATTTGGCTGCTGGGGGTAAGGGCGTATCAATGCCTCTGACGGATGCTGAGAGAAAAGTTGCGGAGCGTTTGGCCCCCATTTTGAATGCCCGTGGCTTATTCTTGGTAGGATTAGATTTAATTGGTGCATATGTCACAGAAATTAATGTGACAAGCCCAACTTGTTTTGTAGAAATTACTGAGCAAAGTGGATTTGATGTCCCAAAATTTTGGTTAACCGCGCTTGAAAAGGCATTGGCATAA
- the lipB gene encoding lipoyl(octanoyl) transferase LipB, which produces MSFLVKHLGIAEYESTYQAMRDFTQQRDGDTPDEIWILEHPPVFTLGLAGDASNLHSPSNQIPLVQVDRGGEITYHGPGQIVVYLLLDLRRLGIFVKELVNRIEQALIDTLADFAIQAERHAGAPGIYLAQEDSIQAGYRGAKIAALGLKVSKGCSYHGLALNVSTDLAAFARIHPCGYEGLKTIDMETLGIKDNIDIISQTLLGHLQKQLISS; this is translated from the coding sequence ATGAGTTTTTTAGTAAAACATTTAGGGATAGCTGAATACGAGTCAACTTATCAAGCGATGCGAGATTTTACGCAGCAGCGAGATGGCGATACCCCAGATGAAATTTGGATTCTTGAGCATCCCCCAGTTTTTACTTTGGGTTTAGCGGGAGATGCGAGCAACTTGCATTCTCCCAGCAATCAAATCCCATTAGTGCAGGTTGATCGTGGCGGTGAGATCACGTATCACGGACCTGGACAAATCGTGGTGTATTTACTGCTCGATCTGAGGCGTTTGGGCATTTTTGTAAAAGAGCTTGTCAACCGAATTGAGCAGGCTTTAATTGATACATTGGCAGATTTTGCTATTCAGGCAGAAAGACATGCTGGCGCACCTGGTATTTATCTTGCTCAGGAGGATTCAATACAGGCAGGGTATCGAGGTGCCAAGATTGCCGCCCTAGGTCTCAAGGTCTCCAAAGGGTGCTCTTATCATGGACTTGCTCTAAATGTATCGACCGATTTAGCTGCTTTTGCCCGAATTCACCCATGTGGTTATGAGGGCTTAAAGACGATCGATATGGAAACTCTTGGGATCAAGGACAATATAGACATTATTAGCCAAACCCTTTTGGGGCATTTGCAAAAGCAACTGATTTCATCATGA
- a CDS encoding type III pantothenate kinase, producing the protein MSLYLVFDLGNTRLKWAAVESTQNIADRNKKLWAYSGSIGTKSFQSPELRAELSAYISKTLPKPDAIGFCCVAGDAAIENLRKLFPQWQDLEWKQFTGSSPYQGLRTLYQDPSKLGADRWAALIGARALSSTNTLVINAGTATTIDLLGGNGVHYGGWILPGLNLMQESLQQNTAQLPLAVRANKPEAQASFGFTTDEAITGGCDAAQMGAILRAAYLAKAMHHPVERIWLDGGNAKILANEIKQFPELAALPVEPIEGLVLRGLWAWLLQNL; encoded by the coding sequence ATGAGTCTGTATTTAGTATTTGATCTTGGCAACACTCGGCTCAAGTGGGCCGCAGTCGAATCTACACAAAACATTGCAGACCGCAATAAAAAACTATGGGCATATTCTGGGTCGATCGGCACCAAATCTTTCCAGTCACCCGAACTACGCGCTGAGCTGTCTGCCTATATTTCTAAAACCTTACCTAAACCAGATGCTATTGGCTTTTGTTGCGTAGCAGGTGATGCTGCTATTGAAAATTTACGCAAGCTCTTTCCGCAATGGCAAGATCTTGAGTGGAAACAATTCACAGGCAGCAGTCCGTATCAAGGCTTGCGAACACTCTATCAAGACCCCAGCAAATTGGGAGCAGATCGGTGGGCTGCACTGATTGGCGCAAGAGCTCTCTCCAGCACCAATACGCTGGTGATTAATGCTGGGACGGCCACTACCATTGACTTACTAGGCGGCAATGGCGTCCATTACGGTGGCTGGATCCTGCCAGGCTTAAACCTGATGCAAGAAAGCCTGCAACAAAATACAGCCCAACTTCCATTGGCAGTTCGGGCTAATAAGCCTGAAGCTCAAGCGAGCTTTGGCTTCACTACTGATGAGGCGATTACAGGCGGTTGTGATGCTGCGCAAATGGGGGCAATACTGCGGGCAGCCTACTTAGCCAAAGCGATGCATCATCCCGTTGAGCGAATTTGGCTTGATGGGGGCAATGCCAAAATTTTGGCAAATGAAATTAAACAGTTTCCAGAGCTAGCAGCGCTACCAGTAGAACCCATTGAGGGCTTGGTACTACGCGGGCTTTGGGCTTGGCTCTTGCAAAACCTATAA